The genome window TGACAGGCGCGTGCAGATCCCGTAGAAGGCGTGGCCCCTCCGCCGGTGGCAGCTCGGGCAACGGGCGATTGACACATTTTGGTTAAACAAGCCGACGCGAATGACCACCCTGCTCTTCACCGACGACGCGTGCCTCGAGCACGATCCCGGCCCGGGACATCCCGAGTCGCCGTCGCGGTTGCGGGCGGTGCTGGCGGCGCTGAACAAGCTTCCGGCAGGAGTGAGCTGGGCGCCGGTGCGGCCGGCCACCGAGACCGAGCTGACCCGGGTGCACGCGCCGGTGCACGTGGCCGCGCTGGCCCGACTCGCGGGGCACCGGGTGCAGCTCGACGGCGACACCGCCACCTCGCCCGGCTCGCACCAGGCCGCGCTCCGGGCCGCGGGCGCCGCGGTGGGGCTGGTGGACGCGCTGCTCTCCGGAGAGGCCGACAGCGGCTTCGCCCTGGTGCGCCCGCCGGGTCACCACGCCGAGGCCGGCCTGGCGATGGGCTTCTGCCTCTTCAACAACATCGCCGTGGCCGCCGAGCACGCGCGCGCGCGCGGTGCGGAGCGGGTGGCCATCGTCGATTGGGACGTGCACCACGGCAACGGCACCCAGCACATCTTCCAGGCCCGCCGCGACGTGCTCTTCTTCTCGTCGCACCAGTACCCGTTCTACCCGGGCACGGGCGCGGTGAAGGAGGTCGGCGAGGGCGAGGGTGAGGGCTTCACCGCGAACCTCCCGCTCCCGACGGGAATGGGCGACGGCGACTACGGCGCGGCCTTCCGCGATCTGGTGACGCCGCTGCTCGAGCAGTTCCGGCCGAACCTGGTGCTCGTCTCGGCCGGCTTCGACGCGCACGCGCGCGATCCGCTCGGTGGGATGCGGCTGTCGGAGGAGGGCTTCGGCGGGCTGTGCTCGGCCGTCCGCGATGCTGCGCGCGCCGCGGGCGCCCCGGTCGGCCTGGTCCTCGAGGGTGGCTACGACCTGGAGGCCCTGGGCGGCTCGGTGCGCCGGTGCGTGGAGGTGCTCGCCG of Deltaproteobacteria bacterium contains these proteins:
- a CDS encoding histone deacetylase; this translates as MTTLLFTDDACLEHDPGPGHPESPSRLRAVLAALNKLPAGVSWAPVRPATETELTRVHAPVHVAALARLAGHRVQLDGDTATSPGSHQAALRAAGAAVGLVDALLSGEADSGFALVRPPGHHAEAGLAMGFCLFNNIAVAAEHARARGAERVAIVDWDVHHGNGTQHIFQARRDVLFFSSHQYPFYPGTGAVKEVGEGEGEGFTANLPLPTGMGDGDYGAAFRDLVTPLLEQFRPNLVLVSAGFDAHARDPLGGMRLSEEGFGGLCSAVRDAARAAGAPVGLVLEGGYDLEALGGSVRRCVEVLAGERVAPKTDAGPSGARAIMEAKAVLGAYWKL